A genomic segment from Borreliella burgdorferi B31 encodes:
- a CDS encoding plasmid maintenance protein, with the protein MYKSVKEQQEKGIDHTCRILILTETIFEINLILENYSQKTLLKKYNENLKNKNLPPSNISTMKKYLNQLEKEIKIIAKFYFKNDQSLIYYKLNYTLEKIWLKLIELFYKELKQFIQKNTTT; encoded by the coding sequence ATGTATAAGTCTGTAAAAGAACAACAAGAAAAAGGAATAGATCATACATGCAGAATACTTATTCTTACCGAAACAATATTTGAAATAAATTTAATATTAGAAAATTATTCTCAAAAAACTCTACTCAAAAAGTATAACGAAAATCTCAAAAACAAAAATCTACCTCCTAGTAATATATCAACAATGAAAAAATACTTAAATCAATTAGAAAAAGAAATAAAAATCATAGCAAAATTCTATTTTAAAAACGATCAATCTCTAATTTATTATAAACTTAATTATACCCTAGAAAAAATTTGGTTAAAACTAATAGAATTATTCTACAAAGAATTAAAACAATTTATACAAAAGAACACTACTACTTAA
- a CDS encoding plasmid maintenance protein, with product MDGVINDTLVARMKKQIKFNKNKLIILVKTLDHMNKELLYSANKTYNYVLIQNNFNEALAKTYQLRVNYKTLLEYLEILEKNPKVILKRPTNKENESFIGLYTLLYPLEDCCTKIYNSHPNI from the coding sequence ATGGATGGAGTAATTAACGATACATTGGTCGCAAGAATGAAAAAGCAAATTAAATTTAATAAGAATAAGTTAATCATTCTTGTCAAAACACTAGATCATATGAATAAAGAATTACTTTATAGTGCAAATAAAACTTACAATTATGTCTTAATACAAAACAATTTTAATGAGGCTCTAGCTAAAACTTATCAACTTAGGGTTAATTATAAAACCCTATTAGAATATCTTGAAATATTAGAAAAAAATCCAAAAGTAATCTTAAAACGTCCCACAAATAAAGAAAATGAAAGCTTTATAGGCCTTTATACACTCCTTTACCCTTTAGAAGATTGTTGCACTAAAATTTATAATTCTCATCCTAATATTTAA
- a CDS encoding plasmid maintenance protein → MHKIKTTNNNPRNCYNKVQYKLIVLISTICYLNKTHKKYTQKTILYYFNENLRKNGQTISTLRTMQKYIYRLQKEIKVTTNYYQHMGVNSGTEIYYKLNYPKKDCYHKINQHFKEKKETRFQNRVTNYFNKNSDSKMGSVQCESCNSNKNNIKEERKINEIEKYQVINYFNKCNFSCKEILSILLNLNVDKDTMIKIIKTIKRTDIKAKNKNIYFPKSCSKEKQEKLKKILCNTQKELEKSGYNSEQLETNFQKIYENYKYKPHFIIENHKYSDLSYIKRKLEKSIERKKENSKQDYKNLRTNIFNILIEQLKKETNIEILKPIIKEYLNNQKKIEYKKVFRIYYSELLEIINGKHYSNLKKFRKKSVG, encoded by the coding sequence ATGCATAAAATCAAAACAACAAATAACAACCCTAGAAATTGTTATAATAAAGTTCAATACAAATTGATAGTTCTTATTTCAACAATATGCTATCTAAACAAAACACATAAGAAATATACACAAAAAACCATACTCTATTACTTTAATGAAAATCTAAGAAAAAACGGTCAAACTATTTCTACGCTAAGAACTATGCAAAAGTATATTTATAGACTACAAAAAGAAATAAAAGTCACAACAAACTACTATCAACATATGGGGGTAAATTCGGGTACGGAAATTTATTACAAGCTTAATTATCCTAAAAAAGATTGTTATCATAAAATAAACCAGCACTTTAAAGAAAAAAAAGAAACAAGATTTCAAAATAGAGTTACTAACTATTTCAACAAAAATTCTGATTCAAAAATGGGTAGTGTACAGTGTGAATCATGTAATAGTAATAAAAATAATATAAAAGAAGAAAGAAAGATTAATGAAATAGAAAAGTATCAAGTAATAAATTATTTCAATAAATGCAACTTTTCATGTAAAGAAATTCTTTCAATTTTATTAAATTTAAATGTTGATAAAGATACTATGATCAAAATAATTAAAACCATAAAAAGAACTGATATTAAAGCAAAAAATAAAAATATTTACTTTCCTAAATCTTGCAGTAAAGAAAAACAAGAAAAATTAAAGAAAATTCTATGCAACACTCAAAAAGAATTAGAAAAAAGTGGATACAATTCAGAACAATTAGAAACAAATTTTCAAAAAATATACGAAAATTACAAATATAAACCCCACTTTATTATTGAAAATCATAAATATAGCGATCTAAGTTACATAAAGCGTAAATTAGAAAAGTCAATTGAAAGAAAAAAAGAAAATTCTAAACAAGATTATAAAAATTTGAGAACAAATATTTTTAATATTCTTATTGAACAACTAAAAAAAGAAACAAATATTGAAATTCTAAAGCCTATTATAAAAGAATATTTGAATAACCAAAAAAAAATAGAATACAAAAAAGTATTTAGAATATATTATTCCGAATTATTGGAAATAATAAATGGAAAACATTATTCAAATTTGAAGAAATTTAGAAAAAAATCTGTAGGATAA
- a CDS encoding ParA family protein: MNKKPNILTIASLKGGVGKSTLTILFSYLLKDLGKKILIVDMDPQNSITSYFSNYVHNVEIYNTYSMLKGGVSFNNCVGKINDHIFIIPAHPILENFNLEPIDYKEIVLELRIEQNISAYEFDYILLDTPPHRDFLVKNALNITDHIIIPVQVERWSIESFTILMNMIENFQIIKKKIYTTSIVENQFIKNRNTLKDIERLLYEKYGSYVKGKIHFSNGIKVFINELIEPSSEESYYKEAKKTLHNILGYINHKNKYFIKNK; this comes from the coding sequence ATGAATAAAAAACCAAATATTTTAACAATAGCAAGTTTGAAAGGCGGTGTTGGAAAAAGTACGTTAACAATTCTTTTTTCGTACCTCCTTAAAGATTTGGGTAAAAAAATTTTAATCGTTGATATGGACCCTCAAAATTCTATAACGTCTTATTTTTCCAATTATGTTCATAACGTTGAAATATATAATACATATAGTATGTTGAAAGGGGGAGTTTCTTTTAATAATTGTGTTGGCAAAATTAATGATCATATTTTTATTATCCCCGCACACCCTATTTTAGAAAATTTTAATTTGGAGCCTATAGATTATAAAGAAATTGTTTTAGAGCTTAGGATTGAACAAAATATTTCGGCCTATGAATTTGATTATATTTTGCTTGATACTCCTCCTCATAGAGATTTTTTGGTTAAAAATGCCTTAAATATTACAGACCATATTATAATACCAGTTCAAGTTGAAAGGTGGTCAATAGAAAGTTTTACTATTTTAATGAATATGATTGAAAATTTTCAAATTATTAAAAAAAAAATATACACTACCTCCATAGTGGAAAATCAATTTATCAAAAATAGAAACACACTAAAAGATATAGAAAGGCTATTGTATGAAAAATATGGTAGTTATGTCAAGGGCAAGATTCATTTTTCAAATGGCATAAAAGTTTTTATAAATGAACTTATAGAGCCCTCTTCTGAAGAAAGCTATTATAAAGAGGCAAAAAAAACTTTACACAATATCCTCGGGTACATAAATCATAAAAATAAATATTTCATAAAGAATAAGTAA